In Mycolicibacterium alvei, a single window of DNA contains:
- the nuoD gene encoding NADH dehydrogenase (quinone) subunit D — MSTEAPVVVVGGQDWDDVVAAAREHAGERIVVNMGPQHPSTHGVLRLILEIEGEIITEARCGIGYLHTGIEKNLEYRNWTQGVTFVTRMDYLSPFFNETAYCLGVEKLLGVTDDVPARASVIRVMLMELNRISSHLVALATGGMELGAMSAMFYGFRDREEILRVFESITGLRMNHAYIRPGGLAADLPDDAVSQVQALLDLLPKSLQDLEDLLNENYIWKARTIGVGYLDLTGCMALGITGPVLRSTGLPHDLRRAEPYCGYEDYEFDVITDDRCDSYGRYLIRVKEMRESLKIVEQCLDKLGKLGPGPVMITDKKLAWPADLKVGPDGLGNSPEHIAKIMGHSMEGLIHHFKLVTEGIRVPAGQVYVAVESPRGELGVHMVSDGGTRPYRVHYRDPSFTNLQAVAAMCEGGMVADAIAAVASIDPVMGGVDR, encoded by the coding sequence ATGAGTACCGAAGCTCCCGTTGTGGTCGTCGGCGGACAAGACTGGGACGACGTGGTCGCTGCCGCCCGCGAGCACGCCGGCGAACGCATCGTGGTCAACATGGGCCCGCAGCATCCGTCGACCCACGGGGTGCTGCGGCTGATTCTGGAGATCGAGGGCGAGATCATCACCGAAGCCCGTTGCGGCATCGGCTATCTGCACACCGGCATCGAGAAGAACCTCGAATACCGGAACTGGACGCAAGGCGTCACCTTCGTCACCCGGATGGACTACCTGTCCCCGTTCTTCAACGAGACCGCGTACTGCCTGGGCGTGGAGAAACTGCTCGGCGTCACCGACGATGTTCCCGCGCGCGCCAGCGTGATCCGGGTGATGCTGATGGAGCTCAACCGAATCTCCTCGCACCTGGTGGCGCTGGCCACCGGCGGTATGGAACTCGGCGCGATGTCGGCCATGTTTTATGGGTTCCGCGACCGCGAGGAGATCCTGCGGGTCTTCGAGTCGATCACCGGCTTGCGGATGAACCATGCCTACATCCGGCCGGGCGGGTTGGCCGCCGATCTGCCCGACGATGCGGTCAGCCAGGTGCAGGCATTACTCGATCTGTTGCCGAAAAGCTTGCAGGACTTGGAGGATCTACTCAACGAGAACTACATCTGGAAGGCCCGCACCATAGGGGTCGGGTATCTCGACCTGACCGGGTGCATGGCACTGGGGATCACCGGGCCGGTGTTGCGCTCCACCGGGCTCCCCCACGATCTGCGGCGCGCGGAACCGTACTGCGGATACGAGGACTACGAATTCGACGTCATTACCGACGACCGCTGTGACTCCTACGGCCGGTACCTCATCCGGGTCAAGGAGATGCGGGAGTCGTTGAAGATCGTCGAGCAGTGCCTGGACAAACTGGGGAAATTGGGTCCAGGCCCGGTGATGATCACCGACAAGAAGCTGGCCTGGCCGGCAGATCTCAAGGTCGGTCCGGACGGCCTGGGCAACTCCCCCGAGCACATCGCCAAGATCATGGGCCACTCCATGGAGGGCCTGATCCATCACTTCAAGCTTGTCACCGAGGGCATCCGGGTACCGGCCGGACAGGTATACGTCGCAGTGGAGTCCCCGCGTGGCGAGCTCGGGGTGCACATGGTGTCCGACGGCGGAACCCGGCCCTACCGGGTGCACTACCGCGATCCCTCGTTCACGAATCTGCAAGCGGTGGCGGCGATGTGCGAGGGCGGCATGGTGGCCGACGCCATCGCCGCGGTGGCCTCGATCGACCCGGTCATGGGAGGGGTTGACAGATGA
- a CDS encoding phosphotransferase family protein, which translates to MTDIGSLSTGLVDVLTPVLGAGVAVENLRELTGGASRTTWSFDAVTDSARRPLILRTGAPDEVHAGMELEAGAQRAAALAGAPVPHVLVADNSVAALGDPFLICDFIGGETIVRRIQRMLDDAGRARLLTQCAQALAAIHRASPPAVPGLVEQDQVAQWREQLDEMGDTTATFEWAFRWLDANRPPASPLRLVHGDFRMGNVIVDDSGLAAVLDWELVHLGEVYEDLAWFCIRAWRFGAPAALGAGGLGSIESFLDDYEDAGGQALDRSAIRWWLVLATLRWGVICRYQAERHLSGQTRSVELATIGRRVCETEWDLLCLLDGSSW; encoded by the coding sequence GTGACCGACATCGGCTCGCTCTCCACCGGGCTGGTCGACGTCCTCACCCCGGTGCTGGGCGCCGGCGTCGCTGTCGAGAATCTTCGCGAGCTGACCGGCGGAGCCAGCCGCACCACCTGGTCGTTCGACGCTGTCACGGACTCGGCTCGGCGCCCCCTGATCCTGCGTACCGGCGCTCCCGATGAGGTCCACGCCGGAATGGAACTGGAGGCCGGTGCCCAACGGGCGGCGGCGCTGGCCGGAGCACCGGTCCCCCACGTGCTGGTCGCCGACAATTCCGTTGCCGCGCTGGGTGATCCGTTCCTGATCTGCGACTTCATCGGTGGTGAGACCATCGTCCGGCGTATTCAGCGCATGCTCGACGACGCCGGCCGGGCCCGGCTGCTCACCCAGTGCGCACAGGCACTGGCGGCCATCCACCGGGCCTCACCGCCCGCTGTGCCCGGCCTGGTCGAGCAGGACCAGGTAGCCCAATGGCGTGAGCAACTCGACGAGATGGGCGATACCACCGCCACTTTCGAGTGGGCGTTTCGCTGGCTGGATGCCAACCGGCCGCCCGCGTCACCGCTGCGGCTCGTGCACGGCGACTTCCGGATGGGCAATGTCATCGTCGACGACTCGGGCCTGGCCGCGGTACTGGACTGGGAGTTGGTGCACCTCGGCGAGGTGTACGAGGATCTGGCCTGGTTCTGCATCCGGGCCTGGCGGTTCGGTGCGCCCGCCGCCCTCGGGGCGGGCGGACTGGGCAGCATCGAGAGCTTTCTGGACGACTACGAGGACGCCGGCGGGCAGGCGCTGGACCGGTCGGCGATCCGCTGGTGGCTCGTCCTCGCCACCCTGCGCTGGGGCGTCATCTGCCGCTACCAGGCCGAGCGGCATCTGAGCGGGCAGACCCGATCGGTGGAGTTGGCAACCATCGGCCGTCGGGTGTGCGAAACCGAATGGGACCTGCTGTGTCTGCTGGACGGGAGCAGCTGGTGA
- a CDS encoding NADH-quinone oxidoreductase subunit C: MFGVSGTGDTSGYGRLVRSVELPGSSPRPYGRYFDDVVDRLAEILGDERYAVSIERVVVYRDELTLEVSRVQLPAVASVLRDDPQLRFELCLGVSGVHYPDDTGRELHAVYPLMSITHNRRIRLEVAAPDADPHIPSLFAVYPTTDWHERETYDFFGIVFDGHPALTRIEMPDDWVGHPQRKDYPLGGIPVEYHGARIPPPDQRRSYN; encoded by the coding sequence ATGTTCGGCGTCTCGGGAACCGGCGACACATCGGGGTACGGCCGTCTGGTGCGGTCGGTGGAATTACCCGGAAGCTCACCTCGACCCTACGGCCGATATTTCGATGACGTCGTCGACCGACTCGCCGAAATCCTCGGTGACGAGCGCTATGCGGTCTCGATCGAGCGGGTCGTGGTCTACCGCGACGAGTTGACGCTGGAGGTCAGCCGAGTCCAGTTGCCTGCGGTGGCCAGTGTGCTGCGCGACGATCCCCAACTGCGGTTCGAACTGTGCCTCGGCGTCAGCGGGGTGCACTACCCCGACGACACCGGCCGCGAACTGCACGCGGTGTACCCACTGATGTCGATCACCCACAACCGGCGGATTCGGCTGGAAGTCGCCGCCCCCGACGCCGATCCGCACATACCGTCGCTGTTCGCGGTTTATCCGACCACCGACTGGCATGAACGCGAAACCTACGACTTCTTCGGCATCGTGTTCGACGGCCATCCGGCACTCACCCGGATCGAGATGCCGGACGACTGGGTCGGTCACCCTCAGCGCAAGGACTACCCACTGGGGGGCATTCCGGTCGAATACCACGGCGCGCGGATCCCACCGCCCGATCAGCGGAGGTCCTACAACTGA
- a CDS encoding DUF6285 domain-containing protein: MGPAVSAGREQLVSNLYGRPTAAELVAAVAEFLDTEVREHTAGPVSFHARVAANALRMVERELLASDTPATATASSAALTGIGFADEAALAAAIRAGELDDRAEDVTTCLRVLVRQRLAAAHPGYDKP; this comes from the coding sequence ATGGGACCTGCTGTGTCTGCTGGACGGGAGCAGCTGGTGAGCAACCTGTACGGACGACCGACCGCGGCTGAACTCGTGGCCGCGGTGGCGGAGTTCCTCGACACCGAGGTACGTGAACACACCGCCGGACCCGTGAGCTTTCACGCCCGCGTGGCGGCCAACGCCCTGCGCATGGTCGAACGCGAACTGCTGGCGTCCGACACCCCTGCTACGGCCACCGCCTCGTCGGCGGCCTTGACCGGCATCGGGTTCGCCGACGAGGCCGCGCTGGCGGCGGCGATCCGGGCCGGTGAACTCGACGACCGAGCCGAGGACGTCACCACCTGCCTGCGCGTCCTGGTGCGTCAGCGACTGGCCGCCGCACACCCGGGCTACGACAAACCGTGA
- a CDS encoding acyl-CoA dehydrogenase family protein, protein MDFALPEHLSTVLSEMDEFIEAEIKPLEREHMQYFDQRREYARTDWDNGGIPARAWEDLLGEMRRRADAAGWLRYGLPARFGGRDGSNLDMAVIREHLAHKGLGLHNDLQDESSIVGNFPQVIMMDRFGTEAQKAEWVEAMLTGKRSMAFGLTEPDHGSDATWLETTAIPDGDGWIINGRKRWNTGVHRATHDLIFARTSGEPGQARGISAFLVPTDAPGFTVPFYWWTFNMPTDHGEVELDNVRVPADAVLGEVDRGLEVGQTFLHENRIRQAASSLGAAQFCIDRAVDYANRRMVFGKPLAVNQAVQWPLVELQTEAQMVRLLVRYAATQLDQNHHMEVSDKVSMANYRANRLVCEAADRAMQVHGGIGYSRHEPFEHIYRHHRRYRITEGAEEIQMRRVAQRLFGFGKAKR, encoded by the coding sequence GTGGATTTCGCTTTGCCCGAACATCTTTCAACCGTGCTTTCCGAGATGGACGAGTTCATCGAGGCTGAGATCAAGCCGCTTGAGCGCGAACACATGCAGTACTTCGACCAGCGCCGCGAGTACGCCCGCACCGACTGGGACAACGGCGGGATACCCGCCCGGGCCTGGGAGGATCTGCTGGGCGAGATGCGTCGGCGTGCCGATGCTGCCGGCTGGCTCCGGTATGGGTTACCGGCCCGATTCGGCGGGCGTGACGGCAGCAACCTGGACATGGCGGTGATCCGGGAACACCTGGCACACAAAGGCCTCGGACTGCACAACGACCTGCAGGACGAGTCCTCGATCGTGGGCAACTTTCCGCAGGTGATCATGATGGACCGGTTCGGCACCGAGGCGCAGAAGGCCGAATGGGTGGAGGCGATGCTCACCGGCAAGCGCTCGATGGCGTTCGGCCTGACCGAACCCGACCACGGTTCGGATGCCACCTGGCTGGAGACCACGGCGATACCTGACGGGGATGGCTGGATCATCAACGGCCGCAAGCGGTGGAACACCGGAGTACACCGGGCCACACACGATCTGATCTTCGCCCGGACCTCCGGCGAGCCCGGACAAGCCCGTGGCATCTCGGCATTCCTGGTTCCCACCGACGCGCCGGGATTCACCGTCCCGTTCTACTGGTGGACGTTCAACATGCCCACCGATCACGGTGAGGTGGAGCTGGACAACGTGCGGGTGCCCGCCGATGCGGTGCTCGGCGAGGTTGACCGCGGCCTGGAGGTCGGGCAGACCTTCCTGCATGAGAACCGGATTCGTCAGGCGGCCAGCAGTCTGGGCGCCGCCCAGTTCTGCATCGACCGCGCCGTGGACTACGCCAACCGGCGCATGGTGTTCGGCAAGCCGCTAGCGGTGAACCAGGCCGTCCAGTGGCCCTTGGTGGAATTGCAGACCGAGGCGCAGATGGTCCGGCTGCTGGTCCGGTACGCCGCGACGCAGCTGGACCAGAACCACCACATGGAGGTCTCCGACAAGGTCTCGATGGCCAACTACCGCGCCAACCGCTTGGTGTGCGAGGCCGCCGACCGGGCCATGCAGGTGCACGGCGGCATCGGCTACAGCCGTCACGAACCGTTCGAGCACATCTACCGCCACCATCGGCGCTACCGGATCACCGAAGGTGCCGAGGAGATCCAGATGCGCCGGGTGGCGCAGCGACTGTTCGGGTTCGGCAAGGCCAAGCGGTGA
- a CDS encoding TetR/AcrR family transcriptional regulator produces MTAAELGTKGRQTRAAIELAARKLFAERGFHGTTLSDITSAAGKSPAVFYRYFTDKEDLLAALAESFLHDVVEPSGLNLHLPDSPEDTEFFTTVATGYWNIFKQNIGIMIAVAQLAATQQRFADVQNKFRRFGIDIVIASVHHAQEQGHAQGLQPEHVAAAIALLFENFTTVFVGQSGLGIEINDAEAITTLSTIWKKTLYGF; encoded by the coding sequence ATGACCGCTGCCGAGCTGGGCACGAAAGGCCGCCAGACGCGCGCGGCGATCGAGCTTGCCGCGCGGAAACTGTTCGCCGAGCGGGGTTTCCACGGGACCACCCTGTCCGACATCACCTCTGCCGCGGGCAAGAGCCCGGCGGTGTTCTACCGGTATTTCACCGACAAAGAGGACCTGCTGGCGGCCTTGGCCGAATCGTTCCTGCACGACGTCGTCGAGCCGTCCGGTCTGAACCTGCACCTGCCGGACTCCCCGGAGGACACCGAGTTCTTCACCACCGTGGCCACCGGTTACTGGAACATCTTCAAACAGAACATCGGCATCATGATCGCGGTCGCCCAACTGGCCGCCACCCAGCAGCGGTTCGCCGATGTGCAGAACAAGTTCCGCCGGTTCGGCATCGACATCGTCATCGCGTCGGTGCACCACGCGCAGGAGCAGGGCCACGCCCAGGGACTACAACCAGAACACGTGGCGGCGGCCATCGCCCTGCTGTTCGAGAACTTCACCACGGTATTCGTCGGCCAATCGGGGCTCGGCATCGAGATCAACGACGCCGAAGCCATCACCACCCTGTCCACCATCTGGAAGAAGACCCTGTACGGCTTCTGA
- a CDS encoding hydroxymethylglutaryl-CoA lyase codes for MNLPTKVDIREVCLRDGLQIETPIPLSAKVAILEAIVATGVREVEATAFVSPSKVPALADAAELAEELHRFGDVEFSALVASAGGAKRAIAAGLRSIEYVVSASDAHSHANVGRTSAEATAQIADIVAIAADSGTSVEVIIATAWDCPFDGPTDPQRVLDIASAAVGSGVNRIAIADTIGTTTPRRVSSLIAQVRPLIGDLPLGAHFHNTRGAGLASAYAAVQSGVTRLDASVGGLGGCPFAPGASGNIATEDLVYMLRDSEIAVDVDLSAAIEAARVAQESVGHELPSALLRAGDRILG; via the coding sequence ATGAACCTGCCCACAAAGGTCGACATCCGCGAGGTGTGCCTGCGGGACGGCCTGCAGATCGAGACGCCGATCCCATTGTCCGCCAAGGTGGCGATCCTCGAGGCCATCGTCGCCACCGGAGTGCGGGAAGTGGAGGCGACGGCGTTCGTCTCCCCCTCGAAAGTGCCTGCCCTGGCCGACGCGGCCGAACTCGCCGAAGAACTGCACAGATTCGGTGACGTGGAGTTCTCCGCGCTGGTCGCCAGCGCAGGCGGCGCCAAACGCGCCATCGCCGCGGGCCTACGTTCCATCGAATACGTGGTATCCGCATCGGATGCCCACTCCCACGCCAATGTCGGACGTACCTCGGCGGAGGCCACCGCACAGATCGCCGACATCGTGGCCATCGCGGCGGACAGCGGTACCTCGGTCGAGGTGATCATCGCCACCGCCTGGGACTGCCCGTTCGACGGCCCGACCGATCCGCAGCGGGTGCTCGACATCGCCTCGGCTGCGGTTGGTTCCGGTGTCAACCGGATCGCCATCGCCGACACCATCGGCACCACCACCCCGCGCCGGGTGAGCTCCTTGATCGCGCAGGTCCGGCCGCTGATCGGTGACCTGCCGCTGGGCGCACACTTTCACAACACCCGCGGCGCCGGTCTGGCCAGCGCTTACGCGGCCGTGCAATCCGGGGTCACCCGCCTGGACGCGTCGGTCGGCGGATTGGGCGGCTGCCCGTTCGCCCCGGGTGCGAGCGGCAACATCGCCACCGAGGACCTGGTCTACATGTTGCGCGACAGCGAGATCGCCGTCGACGTCGACCTGTCCGCAGCCATCGAGGCAGCACGTGTCGCGCAGGAGTCCGTGGGCCACGAGCTTCCCAGCGCCCTGCTGCGCGCCGGCGACCGGATCTTGGGCTGA
- a CDS encoding NuoB/complex I 20 kDa subunit family protein translates to MGLEERLPGGILLSTVEAVAGYVRKGSLWPATFGLACCAIEMMSTAGPRFDIARFGMERFSATPRQADLMIVAGRVSQKMAPVLRQIYDQMAEPKWVLAMGVCASSGGMFNNYAVVQGVDHVVPVDIYLPGCPPRPEMLLHAILKLHDKIQQMPLGVNREEAIREAEQAALAATPTIELKGLLR, encoded by the coding sequence TTGGGACTAGAGGAGCGCCTGCCGGGTGGAATCCTGCTGTCGACGGTGGAGGCGGTCGCCGGTTACGTCCGTAAAGGGTCGTTGTGGCCGGCCACCTTCGGCCTGGCCTGCTGCGCCATCGAGATGATGTCGACCGCCGGGCCGCGTTTCGACATCGCCCGGTTCGGTATGGAGCGGTTCTCCGCGACGCCACGACAGGCCGACCTGATGATCGTCGCCGGCCGAGTCAGCCAGAAGATGGCACCGGTGCTGCGACAGATCTACGACCAGATGGCCGAACCGAAATGGGTGCTGGCCATGGGGGTTTGCGCATCCTCCGGCGGCATGTTCAACAACTATGCGGTGGTCCAGGGCGTCGATCATGTGGTGCCCGTGGACATCTACCTGCCCGGTTGCCCACCCCGGCCGGAGATGCTACTACACGCAATCCTCAAGCTGCACGACAAGATTCAGCAGATGCCGCTCGGGGTGAACCGCGAGGAGGCCATCCGGGAGGCCGAACAGGCAGCACTGGCAGCCACCCCCACCATCGAACTCAAGGGGCTGCTGCGGTGA
- a CDS encoding nuclear transport factor 2 family protein has protein sequence MSPTHTQVIEDVAHRLFDAIERADKDGVARLWADDVAVWHSGDSRDNDRARALKVIDWFIEATGARRYEVLDRQFFDGGFVQQHVLHATARDGALIALRVCIVIKVGTDGLIHRIDEYFDPKDIAPLFI, from the coding sequence ATGTCCCCCACCCACACCCAGGTCATCGAGGATGTCGCACACCGACTGTTCGATGCGATCGAACGCGCCGACAAGGACGGGGTGGCTCGGCTGTGGGCCGATGACGTCGCGGTATGGCACAGCGGCGACTCCCGTGACAACGACCGCGCCCGTGCCCTGAAGGTGATCGACTGGTTCATCGAGGCCACCGGTGCGCGCCGCTACGAAGTGCTGGACCGGCAGTTCTTCGACGGCGGATTTGTCCAGCAGCATGTCCTGCACGCCACCGCCCGTGACGGGGCATTGATCGCGTTGCGGGTGTGCATCGTGATCAAGGTGGGTACGGACGGTCTGATCCACCGGATCGACGAATACTTCGATCCGAAGGACATCGCACCCCTGTTCATCTGA
- a CDS encoding Rv3143 family two-component system response regulator produces MAGPAPLRILVYSDNPRTREQVRLALGKRLRPEIPELRYVEVATAPMVISKMDAGGIDLAILDGEATPAGGLGVAKQLKDEVADCPPVLVLTGRPDDAWLASWSQAEAAVPHPIDPIRLGDAVVSLLRSPVR; encoded by the coding sequence ATGGCCGGCCCCGCGCCGCTGCGCATCCTGGTGTACAGCGACAACCCGCGCACCCGCGAGCAGGTACGTCTGGCACTGGGCAAACGCCTGCGCCCGGAGATTCCCGAACTGCGGTACGTCGAGGTCGCGACCGCACCGATGGTGATCTCGAAGATGGACGCCGGGGGCATCGACCTGGCCATCCTCGACGGCGAAGCCACCCCGGCCGGGGGCCTGGGAGTGGCCAAACAGCTCAAGGACGAGGTGGCGGATTGCCCACCTGTCCTGGTGCTCACCGGGCGACCCGACGATGCCTGGCTGGCTAGCTGGTCACAGGCGGAGGCCGCCGTGCCACACCCGATCGACCCGATCCGTCTGGGCGATGCCGTGGTGTCGTTGCTGCGCTCGCCGGTACGATAA
- a CDS encoding NADH-quinone oxidoreductase subunit A has product MNLYTPILVLGAIAAAFAVGSVGIALLIGPRRYNRSKLEAYECGIEPMQPGAAGVTGQRMPIRYYLTAMLFIVFDIEIVFLYPWAVAFDNLGLFALVEMLLFMLTVFVAYAYVWRRGGLNWD; this is encoded by the coding sequence ATGAATCTCTACACGCCCATCCTGGTTCTGGGAGCGATCGCGGCTGCATTCGCGGTGGGTTCCGTGGGCATCGCGCTCCTCATCGGGCCGCGCCGCTACAACCGGTCCAAACTTGAGGCCTACGAATGCGGTATCGAACCGATGCAGCCCGGGGCCGCCGGCGTGACGGGCCAGCGCATGCCGATCCGGTACTACCTGACCGCGATGTTGTTCATCGTGTTCGACATCGAAATCGTCTTCCTCTACCCCTGGGCCGTGGCGTTCGACAACCTCGGCCTGTTCGCACTGGTGGAGATGTTGCTGTTCATGCTCACGGTGTTCGTGGCGTACGCCTATGTCTGGCGGCGAGGGGGTCTGAATTGGGACTAG
- the nuoE gene encoding NADH-quinone oxidoreductase subunit NuoE, with the protein MSEVFLELGQRPDEVGPPINGPAAYPEDVTARLTADAEQILSRYPDARSALLPLLHLVQAENGCLTPAGIGFCATLLGLTDAEVTAVATFYSMYRRTPAGDYLVGVCTNTLCAIMGGDAILDALQEHLNLRAGETTDSAEGKATVTLEHIECNAACDYAPVVMVNWEFYDNQTPSSARDLVDGLRGGTPPEPTRGAPLCTFRETARTLAGLTDPHAPGGAPGAATLAGLREARKRGMSAPEAPGPVT; encoded by the coding sequence ATGAGTGAGGTGTTCCTGGAGCTGGGGCAGCGCCCCGATGAGGTGGGCCCGCCGATCAACGGGCCCGCGGCGTATCCGGAGGATGTGACGGCCCGGCTCACCGCCGACGCCGAGCAGATCCTTTCCCGCTATCCCGATGCGCGCTCGGCCCTACTACCACTGCTACACCTGGTACAGGCCGAGAACGGTTGTCTCACCCCCGCCGGGATCGGTTTCTGCGCAACACTGTTGGGGCTTACCGACGCCGAGGTCACCGCGGTGGCCACGTTCTACTCGATGTACCGACGCACGCCCGCCGGTGACTACCTCGTCGGCGTATGCACCAACACGTTGTGCGCGATCATGGGTGGCGACGCGATCCTGGATGCGCTCCAGGAACATCTGAACCTCCGCGCCGGTGAAACCACCGACTCCGCCGAAGGAAAGGCCACCGTCACCCTCGAGCACATCGAGTGCAACGCGGCATGCGATTACGCCCCGGTGGTGATGGTGAACTGGGAGTTCTACGACAACCAGACCCCTTCCTCGGCACGGGATCTGGTGGATGGGCTACGCGGTGGAACACCCCCGGAACCCACCCGCGGGGCACCGCTGTGCACGTTCCGGGAAACAGCGCGCACACTGGCCGGCCTGACCGATCCGCACGCACCCGGCGGCGCCCCTGGGGCGGCCACCCTGGCCGGACTGCGCGAAGCCCGCAAACGTGGCATGTCCGCCCCCGAAGCGCCAGGTCCGGTCACATGA
- a CDS encoding YceI family protein, producing the protein MATLSDILTTHAGNWTLVPGRSRVSFQNKTLWGLSTVTGRFTEFTGEGTAADEVSGRVVIAAASVHTGIGKRDNHLRSADFFDIETHPDITVQVTGLGAADDGSARLTTVLTIRGVSKTVDLPVTLQVLDDGALQLSGRCEVQRGDFGVSGDLLGMVGPTTVLTGELVFTRG; encoded by the coding sequence ATGGCCACACTCAGCGACATCCTGACCACACACGCGGGAAACTGGACCCTGGTCCCGGGCCGGTCCCGGGTGTCGTTCCAGAACAAGACGCTGTGGGGCCTCTCCACCGTCACCGGCCGGTTCACCGAGTTCACCGGTGAGGGCACCGCCGCCGATGAGGTGAGCGGCCGGGTGGTGATCGCGGCGGCATCGGTGCATACCGGGATCGGTAAGCGGGACAACCACCTGCGATCCGCCGATTTCTTCGATATCGAGACACATCCCGATATCACCGTGCAGGTGACGGGCCTGGGGGCGGCCGACGACGGCAGCGCGCGGTTGACGACGGTCCTGACGATCCGGGGCGTGTCCAAGACCGTCGACCTGCCGGTGACCCTCCAGGTTCTCGACGACGGCGCCCTGCAGCTGTCGGGCCGGTGCGAGGTCCAGCGAGGCGACTTCGGCGTGTCGGGAGACCTGCTCGGAATGGTCGGTCCGACAACCGTCCTGACCGGTGAACTGGTGTTCACCCGGGGCTGA
- a CDS encoding CaiB/BaiF CoA transferase family protein codes for MTTGALDGVRVIELGTLISGPFAGRLLGDMGAEVIKIELPATPDPLRTWGQAELDGHHFFWTVHARNKKAVTLDLRTAKGRELFLELVERSDIIVENFRPGTLEKWNLGYDVLREHNKGIILVRVSGYGQTGPDAGKAGYASVAEASSGLRHMNGFPGGPPPRLALSLGDSLAGMFATQGALAALYRRTVTGEGQIVDTALTESCLAIQESTIPDYDVGGVVRGPSGTRLEGIAPSNIYQSANGSWVVIAANQDTVFRRLCAAMDSPELATDDRFSNHVARGRNQDELDKIIGDWAGKRQPEDIIDTLSQAGVISGPINTVAEVMQDPQLQARGMLADHFDERVQRNVKGPGVVPVLSESPGTIRNAGSARPGQHNDEVYGGLLGRSAHDLETLRAEGVL; via the coding sequence ATGACCACCGGAGCCTTGGACGGGGTTCGGGTGATCGAGCTCGGCACCCTGATCTCGGGTCCGTTCGCCGGCCGGCTGCTGGGCGACATGGGCGCCGAGGTGATCAAGATCGAACTTCCGGCCACCCCGGATCCGTTACGCACCTGGGGGCAGGCCGAGCTCGACGGGCACCACTTCTTCTGGACCGTGCACGCCCGCAACAAGAAGGCCGTCACCCTGGACCTTCGGACCGCCAAGGGCCGCGAGTTGTTTCTCGAGCTGGTCGAACGGTCCGACATCATCGTGGAGAACTTCCGGCCCGGCACCCTGGAGAAGTGGAATCTGGGCTACGACGTTCTGCGCGAACACAATAAGGGCATCATCCTGGTGCGGGTGTCCGGGTACGGGCAGACCGGTCCGGATGCAGGCAAGGCCGGCTACGCCTCGGTGGCCGAAGCGTCGAGCGGACTGCGGCATATGAACGGGTTCCCGGGCGGTCCCCCACCGCGGCTGGCCCTGTCCCTGGGCGACAGCCTGGCCGGCATGTTCGCCACCCAGGGCGCCCTGGCCGCACTGTACCGGCGGACCGTCACCGGCGAAGGTCAGATCGTCGACACCGCACTGACCGAAAGTTGCCTGGCCATACAGGAATCCACCATCCCCGACTACGACGTCGGCGGGGTGGTGCGCGGGCCGTCGGGCACCCGGCTGGAAGGCATCGCGCCGTCGAACATCTATCAGAGCGCCAACGGCAGCTGGGTGGTGATCGCGGCCAACCAGGACACCGTGTTCCGCCGGTTGTGCGCGGCGATGGACAGTCCGGAGCTGGCGACCGACGATCGGTTCTCCAATCACGTTGCCCGCGGCCGTAATCAGGACGAGCTGGACAAGATCATCGGCGACTGGGCCGGTAAGCGGCAGCCGGAGGACATCATCGACACCCTGTCGCAGGCCGGGGTGATCAGCGGGCCGATCAACACCGTGGCCGAGGTCATGCAGGATCCGCAACTGCAGGCCCGCGGCATGCTCGCCGACCACTTCGACGAACGGGTGCAGCGCAACGTCAAGGGCCCCGGCGTCGTCCCGGTGCTCTCCGAGTCACCCGGCACGATCCGCAACGCCGGGTCGGCCCGGCCGGGCCAGCACAACGACGAGGTGTACGGCGGCCTGCTCGGACGCAGTGCACACGACCTGGAAACCCTGCGCGCCGAGGGGGTGCTGTGA